The proteins below come from a single Ostrinia nubilalis chromosome Z, ilOstNubi1.1, whole genome shotgun sequence genomic window:
- the LOC135086673 gene encoding uncharacterized protein LOC135086673 translates to MVKGKEDEKQKKPRKPYEEIGAIFNGNEVKIRVPKSTSKPPKLTPSQLKLQQQCTCDDGASVCSETCGLPGEEDGGPANQLHLQIPDDICEALTNRTALNSELTYSKNEAHETLCNVCNVTPNDAPKGVQAQKVLHPDKDVFILKIGKQTDEPNRTGNIEVELITPRAPAKAKPATHSCIQIQCEEQDIPCCVPCRTCRGVVPKRKKTRRSRCCM, encoded by the exons ATGGTGAAAGGTAAGGAAgacgaaaaacaaaagaaaccaCGCAAACCTTATGAAGAAATCGGCGCGATATTCAATGGCAACGAG GTGAAGATAAGGGTTCCAAAGAGCACTTCCAAGCCTCCAAAACTGACGCCTTCCCAGCTGAAGCTGCAGCAGCAGTGCACCTGCGACGATGGAGCTTCAGTGTGCTCTGAGACATGCGGGCTGCCCGGCGAGGAAGATGGTGGCCCAGCAAACCAGCTGCACTTACAG ATCCCCGACGACATTTGCGAGGCCCTCACCAACAGAACTGCTCTGAACTCAGAGCTGACCTACAGCAAGAATGAAGCTCACGAGACGCTATGTAACGTCTGCAACGTCACTCCAAACGACGCTCCCAAGGGAGTCCAGGCTCAAAAGGTCCTGCATCCAGACAAAGATGTCTTCATTTTGAAGATCGGGAAACAGACTGACGAGCCTAATCGCACTGGAAATATTGAG GTGGAATTGATAACTCCCAGAGCGCCAGCCAAAGCGAAGCCAGCAACCCACTCTTGCATCCAAATACAGTGCGAGGAGCAAGACATACCCTGCTGTGTGCCCTGCAGGACCTGCCGCGGAGTCGTCCCTAAACGGAAAAAGACCAGAAGGTCTAGATGCTGCatgtga
- the LOC135086449 gene encoding uncharacterized protein LOC135086449 has product MGHMIITTFLAMVTALRSILPNLQTYNSLLCKFLHEFHLMHHAYKGDYFEEMNKTVDKISSYYTKFSTIIMYLGMLLFNITPTYNNIRHTLISKTENYSMEYSVYFSYPGFNPLDYFASTTIYNCYLSYNCSTLLCGFDLLLFLMIFQIIGHVYILRHNLENFQSPKNKITLNVRGDALSTNNTCTFEVFDAQENQEVRLQLAECIEHHKIIIGFTDDLSGVFGPILAFNYFFHMIACCLLLLECTEGSYDAVLRYGPLTMIVFGQLIQMSVMFELLGSETEKLKDSVYCLPWEAMNTSNQRTAFIMLHKMQYKISLKALGLAAVGVNTMVGILKTTFSYYAFLQTMGDR; this is encoded by the exons ATGGGACATATGATTATAACTACGTTTTTGGCAATGGTTACTGCT CTTAGAAGTATTCTACCAAACTTGCAGACATACAATTCATTGCTGTGTAAATTCCTACACGAATTTCATTTGATGCACCACGCTTATAAAGGCGACTATTTTGAAGAG ATGAACAAAACTGTTGACAAGATCTCATCTTATTACACAAAGTTTAGcacaataataatgtacttaGGAATGTTGTTGTTCAATATCACTCCAACGTACAACAACATAAGACATACCTTGATATCTAAGACTGAAAATTATTCCATGGAATATTCTGTATATTTTAGTTACCCTGGATTCAACCCGCTCGACTACTTTGCAAGTACTACCATTTATAATTGCTACTTATCATACAACTGCTCAACATTGTTGTGTGGGTTtgatttgttattgtttttgatgatatttcaaaTAATTGGGCACGTGTACATTCTGAGACACAATCTCGAGAATTTTCAGTCGCCTAAGAATAAAATTACTCTCAATGTACGGGGAGATGCATTGAGTACAAATAACACGTGCACTTTTGAAGTATTTGACGCACAAGAAAATCAAGAAGTGCGCCTTCAACTGGCGGAGTGCATAGAAcaccacaaaataataattgg ATTTACAGATGACCTGTCAGGTGTATTTGGACCTATATTAGCCTTCAATTACTTCTTTCATATGATTGCCTGTTGTTTGTTGTTACTGGAATGTACAGAAGGA AGTTATGATGCAGTACTACGTTACGGACCTTTGACTATGATCGTTTTTGGTCAGCTCATACAGATGTCAGTTATGTTCGAGTTGCTGGGTTCAGAG ACGGAAAAACTGAAGGACTCCGTGTACTGTCTGCCATGGGAGGCCATGAACACCAGCAACCAGCGAACTGCTTTCATAATGCTGCACAAAATGCAGTACAAAATCAGTCTCAAGGCATTAGGACTGGCAGCAGTTGGCGTGAACACCATGGTGGgg ATATTAAAGACTACGTTTTCATATTATGCATTTTTACAAACAATGGGAGATAGATAA